Below is a window of Desmonostoc muscorum LEGE 12446 DNA.
AACGGTTGCCCACTTGCCCAGAAATGAAGGCTTCTGCGTGAGACATTGAAGAGTTTAGCAAGTTGATCCCAGGTTAATCCACTTAATCTTCTCAGCTCGCTAAGAGCCTTCTGTGTTGATTCTGGAGAACTAGTTGATGGTAGAGTCAGCCCACTCGTTGTCATCTCTAAAGCAGCCAAAATATCCCTACTAGTTGCTATAGAATTACCACTGCTATTAGGAGCCATTAAAATTATAGAGGGAAAGCGATAAACGCTAGATTTCCGCATAGCTCCAAGCGCAGAAGTCTTGGGTAATAGATCAAGTTTTCTGTCTAGCAAATCACTCATAATTCACCTCCAAAGCGCCGCAAAAACTCATCAGTCACTGCCCATCGAAAGAACGTATAAATTCTTTCAGAAAATTGTTTTGCTTCATTCATCAAAGCTTCAACACTGAAATCTCGTTTCTTTGAGAGAGACATATCTAGATCCAGTATCCAGCTAGACTCAGCAAAAGGTTCAATCGCCGCAGGATCAAAAGTTGTATCAGCAGGAACGAGTCCCCACCTCGCAATGATTTGTTCCCCTCCATCGGGGATGATGAACAAAGATTGATTAATATTTTGATGAATATATTCTCTGAATCCAGCAGTTGCAATGCCAGCTATCTCAGGTTTTACCAGTGATGATAGATCATCTATATTTTTTCCAACAAGTCTATCAATGTATCGCATACCGAATCGCTCAATAATCTCAATATTAGGATGAATACTTTCTTTAAGAGCGATAAGTAAGCTTTCTAGGCGTTCCAGAAAATCACTGCGACTTGAATAAACAGTTGTCTCAAGTGCCAAAAAATTGGGTGCTAATGAGACTCGCCAAGTTTCTGTTTTGTCCACAAATCGCCAAGTTATTTGAGGCACAGTTGGTACAACACCTTGAGGGCCAAAAACGAAGCCCTGAGTTTGCTCAGGCTGTAGATAAGGATAACTTTCCCTAATCGCTTCTTGGAATAAACGAACAAATTCCTTATCTTCCATCGAAAGAATGGAAGGAAAGAGTACTTGCGCGATCACCCGAATCAGAGGCGCGTTTTCTAACGGCACTTCCTTGGGTGGCTGTGCAATGAATGGATTGGTATTGACCACTTTCTACATCCTTTGCGAGGCTTCTAGAGAGATTGTGCATTATCGTTCTTTACATCTATCGTAAGGCCATAGTGTGAAGTATAGTGTGAAGTTTAAGAAAGGTTTTACCGTAGGGTGTTCCATAACAGGAAAAAATTGAGCTTCCTCAATATCTATACTGCTTCTGTAGTCGTAGCAGAGCGGTGGAACAATTTGGTGCAGCTGACACAAGGGAGGCATTAGTGCTGAGTTGGAGGCTACTTGCGATCACTGACCTTCACATGCTTCTATCTCGCATTATATTGAAGGGCTTGAGTAGTCGAAAAGCTTTGGCACAGCCCAACCCAGGCATCGCCCCTACGCTTTTGCCTCATCTTTCGGAGGATTTGGCGGGCACCAAAAAAGGTTTTTGCTGGACACACCAAGGGATTCCAAAATTTCCTTCATCACCTGTGTGCAGTACATCCAGTGTCCTAAATCGTCATACATGCGATCGGGATTAAAATCTGCGTTGTAATGCAGCACATTGGGAAGGTCTAAAAATTCCTCAGACGACTGGGGAGAAAGCAGCAGCAGGTGAAATGGCTTTTCTTGGCATTGTTTTTGCAGTTTGTTGACCAAATCGATCGCACCACTGCGATCGGCAATGCCTGTGCGGACGAAAAGTACTTTGTCGCAGTTTTCCAGTGTGTACCAAAACCTTTCTGAGCGTGCGCTGTAGCGAACGCGCATCCGTTCGTGGACGGGAGACATATCATTAACAGGGTCTTCTGTATCCTCGACTTCGTGAGCAAAGGATAGACCTGACCATTTACTGTGGTAGATTCTGCGTTCATCTGCATTGTAATGCAAAAAGGCAGGGTTCCACATGTCATAAAAACGGTTTTCGATGATATCGGCGATGTCTGCAATCTTGGTAGTACGGGTTAAATCAAAGGGAAAGGCGGGGCCGTCGTACTCCATTTTATATAACATCATTCTGACGGCACAGCGATCGCCTAGTGGCAAAATCGCAACCCGGCTAATATCTGATAATTTACATTTATATTGAAACAGTACTGCTGACTTTGGTGGTGCTTTCACCCGACTTTCCAGCCCTTTGTTGCCAATCATCATGGTACGGAAGGGGATATCAGGATGCAGCGGATCTTCATAAACTCCAGGGGGCACGGCTTTGAGTGCTAGGCGAATCTCTCGCCACATGGGCTGGATGTTATACTCGTTGTCTGATTCGTTAATCACCCAGATATGGCGTTCGTCTGCTTGTAAAATTCCCAGATGCCCGTCATAGAATAAAAGATTTGAGTTATTGGGCGAAAACAGATTGAAGGCGGCGCTGTATTCTAAATCTGCACCAGGGGGGATGTCTACTGTGGTGGCGATCGCTCTATCTTCTTGGACAGCAAAGAAGGGGAGTGTCCCTGGCTGGGCAGACTTGGCAATGTAGATACCGGGGATCAATCCTGCCTTGCTTTGCAGTGCAGCTTGGAGTTCTTGCCAATAGGGAGCAATGCTGTAGGTGTATTGTGATGGATTGATAATCCGCAAACGCTTCTCATCGATACAGGCAGAAATATAAAAGCCTGCGTTGTCAAGGTAGACGGTGACTTCATTTGGTTGCTGGAAGCGTTGTTTTTCTTTTGCTAATTCGCTTTTGGCGATCGCAAACAAATCTAGGTTGATGGCTTCATACATCAGCTGATGTCCGAGGGTGTTGGGATGAGCCGGATCGAAGGAGATCCCTTCTTTCCAGCGTCCCTGACCATTATCCAATGCTGCCAACCAATCGAGTACAGGAACGCCCCAATTGATCATCCGGTTGTGTGTGTCCTTTAACAGCCAGTGATGTTCCGGGGAATAATCATTATTAGGATAAACCCCGCCGAGAATCGGACGTGCGCCCATGTCCCGCGTCATTTTCACCAGTTGCTGTAAACCACTTTCAAACCGTCGCTGGATTGCCCTTCGTTCGTGGGGGAGACAGTAGGCTAACCCTTCGTTGCCCAAAGACAAGGCAATAATTACGATATCCGGTTTTTCTGGTCTAACGACTGAGGCAAACCGATTGATTGTTCTGGCGACATTCGCCCCAACTTCGGACACGTTCACGAGTTGATGTCCATATTTTTCCTGCAAAGCCTGTGCTAATAGCCAAGTCCAACCTCTTAAGAGCCAAGCTTTATAACCTAAGGCAACAGAACTGCCGATAACCGCGATTTTCAGCTTCTGGGACTCTTCGTTTTGGGGTATGTTGAAAGCAGGTTCTTGAGTAAAATATCCGAAGGGATGAGGCTGTAGATAACCGAATGCGCCATCATCGACAATAATTCTTTTGGACTGATTTTCTGGGTCAATTGGCAGCCAGCGGTTGAGACCGAAAGCTTCCCATAGTACGCTACCGTTGGAGTCTATACGCACATACTTGTATTCAACTGTCTGGCCATTGCCTGATTCTAGAGACGGTGCAATGTTGATTTCTGTATCTGTCCACCATAAAGGATAGCGATCGCGACTTGTACGCAGATGGACAAATTTTTTGATATCCCACAGCCCCAACTCCCTGGTGGAACCTACAATACCTATGGATTCACCAGTTTGAGTGTATGCACTGATCTGGAATCGATACATAAGTTTTTCCCTGATTTAGATATTACGATACCAGATCGGAAAGCTCAACCCTGAAAACTATTTTGACAATATCATATAGAAATCTTGAGAGCAATTCTGAATTCCAAAATTCAGACATAACTATGCTCTGATTCTGTTGTTATTATATTTTATCGAATATATTCAAGATATTACCATACTTTTAGATAGTATTATCTTCGCTCTATCGCTGATGATAACTATGATAAAATCATTTTTGTTTAATTAGAAGTAAAGCTATCTTTAATAAAAGGTAAAATTTGGCGATCGCCATCCAGCAGATTTCAAACCCAGTCCCCAGCTTTCAGTTACTTTCTAGTTCTGGATTCTCAATTCTGCTGTGTTTATTTATCATCTGGTCTTTGTCCGTTAAATTTTGTTGTTGAACTAGAACTATCCGCCAATTAGTAATCAATTTGAGAGCATTTTCTCGCAAAAGATTGTTTTCTGGGAGTGCCAATAATTCGCTAACAGCTTGGCGTTGTGTTTCACCTTTGCCTAAAATCCTGAATCGCACGATTATTTTGTAATCACAAATACAAAACCCATTTTTTTCTAATAGGATAGCTTGTATTGATTGCCTCATGAGGCTTCTAACAATCGCAAACTATTGTGACTCTGACTCCACGGCTCCTAAAACCTTCAGTGTTTCCCGTTGAGCTGCCGTTAAACCTGTAACACCAGTAATATTCATGCCTTCGTAAAGGCGATCGCCTCGAAGAGTTCTGATACACTCACCTGTAGCCACATCCCAAAGCTTGACTGTCCCATCATGACTGCCACTAGCTAAAATGCTACCATCGGGGCTGAAACTCACTGCCCAGATTCCATTAGTGTGACCTTGCAAGACAGTGAGGCATTTACCAGTAGCGACATCCCATAAACGAATTTCTGAGTCAAAACCACCACTGGCTATGATGCTGCCATCTGGACTGAAGCTGACTGAGTAAATCTCCCTGCTGTGACCGTGCAAAGTTTCTAAAACTACACCAGACTTTACATCCCACAATTTTACTGTTTGGTCTAAACTGCCACTAGCTAGGATGCAACCATCTGGGCTGAAGTCGATCAAAGTGACTGAATTGTTATGACCTAGCAAAGTTGTTAAAGCGACACCAGAATGCACATCCCACAATATTACTGTTTGGTCGTAACTGCTACTGGCTATCACGCTCCCGTCCGGGCTGAAAATGATTGAATAAACTATACTCTTATGACCATGAAAAGTTTTTAAAACCATACCAGAATGCACATCCCATAATTTTACTGTCTGGTCAGAACCGCCACTGGCTATGATGCTCCCATCCGGACTGAAAGTGATTGAGGTTACTCCACTGTTGCGATCGTGCAAAGTTTTTAAAGTGACACCAGAATATACATCCCACAATTTTATTGTTTGGTCATAACTGCTACTGGCTACGATGCTCCCATCTGGACTGAAGCTAATAGAAACTACTAAATTACTATGACCGTGCAAAATTTTTGAAACTAAACCTTTGCTTACATCCCATAGCCTTAGTGTTTGGTCAAAACTGCCACTGGCTATGATGCTCCCATCTGGACTAAACTTGATTGACGTTATTCCATTGTTGTATCCGTATAAAGTTGTTGAAACTGCACCTTTGCTTACATCCCACAACCTAACTGTTTGGTCTAAACTGCTACTAGCTACTGTACTACCATCTGGACTGAAACTGATTGAGCTTATTCCACTGTTGCGACAGTATAATGTTCTTAAAACTACACCAGAATGCACATCCCACAATTTTATTGTTTCGTCTAAACTGCCACTGGCTATGATGCTCCCATCTGGACTGAAGCTAACTGCCATTATTCCACTGTTGTGATCGTGCAAAGTTTTTAAAGCTACACCAGAATCTACATCCCACAGTTTTATTGTTTTGTCAAAACTGCCACTGGCTATGATGCTCCCGTCCGGGCTGAAAGTGATTGAATAAACTATACTCTTATGACCATGAAAAGTTTTTAAAGCTAGGCCAGAATGCACATCCCATAATTTTACTGTTTGGTCGTAACTGCCACTGGCTATGGTGCTACCATCTGGACTGAAGCTGACTGACGTTGTTGTACTGCTATGACCGTGCAGAGTAAGTAAGCATACGCCAGAGTCTACATCCCATAACCTTACACTGGAGTCGAAACTCCCAGTAGCAAGCGTATTACCATCTGGACTGAAGCTGATTGACATTATTGCACTCGTGTTACTGTGCAGAGTAAATAAGCAGACACCAGAGCTTACATCCCACAACTTTACACTGGTATCTAAACTCCCAGTAGCAAGCTTACTACCATCCAGACTAAACCTAACTGAAGTTACCCAATTAGTATGTCCTACCAGAGTCTTGGCTAATCGCATTGTCTCAAATTGTTTATCGTTAGCAACTTGGCATAAATAAGTCTTACCCTCAAAATCGCCACAAGCTAACAGTTTGCCATCTGGACTAAATGCTACGCATAGGATATTACTCAATGTTTCTGCAAATAC
It encodes the following:
- a CDS encoding TIGR04255 family protein; protein product: MVNTNPFIAQPPKEVPLENAPLIRVIAQVLFPSILSMEDKEFVRLFQEAIRESYPYLQPEQTQGFVFGPQGVVPTVPQITWRFVDKTETWRVSLAPNFLALETTVYSSRSDFLERLESLLIALKESIHPNIEIIERFGMRYIDRLVGKNIDDLSSLVKPEIAGIATAGFREYIHQNINQSLFIIPDGGEQIIARWGLVPADTTFDPAAIEPFAESSWILDLDMSLSKKRDFSVEALMNEAKQFSERIYTFFRWAVTDEFLRRFGGEL
- a CDS encoding NB-ARC domain-containing protein, which translates into the protein MRIHQSMSRSLKVRLDYVEKVKLALKRNGYPSQKSFAQELGLALATVNKFFTGKGIDYANFQEICLKLALDWQAIADLGDATPQEPVSVKSELKLVNTHRDWGEAIDVSAFYGRTVELATLQQWIIGDRARLVALLGMGGIGKTALGVKLAQQIQEQFEFLIWRSLRNAPPVKDILADLILFLSNQQEINLPESINGKLSRLLTYLRSSRCLIILDNAESILEGGEYAGHYREGYEDYGELLRLVGETAHTSCMVLTSREKPAEIAALEGEIEPVRSFQITGLNVAETENILKNKGIWAGDDETKKLNDCYRGNPLALKIVSTSIQEIFAGNIGDFLSHGTAVFNGIRLLLEQQTNRLSELEKQIMYWLAINREPTSISELREDIVATLSVGELLEAVESLLRRSLIEKTANGFTQQPVIMEYMTERLIERVSKEIAAGKIDLIMNHALIKATAKDYIREIQIRLILEPIAERISSKFSFKQNIEQQINLILDHLRTGFSASTGYGGGNLINLSNQLQINLTNYDFSHLNIWQADLRQVNLLGVNFTGADLGKSVFAETLSNILCVAFSPDGKLLACGDFEGKTYLCQVANDKQFETMRLAKTLVGHTNWVTSVRFSLDGSKLATGSLDTSVKLWDVSSGVCLFTLHSNTSAIMSISFSPDGNTLATGSFDSSVRLWDVDSGVCLLTLHGHSSTTTSVSFSPDGSTIASGSYDQTVKLWDVHSGLALKTFHGHKSIVYSITFSPDGSIIASGSFDKTIKLWDVDSGVALKTLHDHNSGIMAVSFSPDGSIIASGSLDETIKLWDVHSGVVLRTLYCRNSGISSISFSPDGSTVASSSLDQTVRLWDVSKGAVSTTLYGYNNGITSIKFSPDGSIIASGSFDQTLRLWDVSKGLVSKILHGHSNLVVSISFSPDGSIVASSSYDQTIKLWDVYSGVTLKTLHDRNSGVTSITFSPDGSIIASGGSDQTVKLWDVHSGMVLKTFHGHKSIVYSIIFSPDGSVIASSSYDQTVILWDVHSGVALTTLLGHNNSVTLIDFSPDGCILASGSLDQTVKLWDVKSGVVLETLHGHSREIYSVSFSPDGSIIASGGFDSEIRLWDVATGKCLTVLQGHTNGIWAVSFSPDGSILASGSHDGTVKLWDVATGECIRTLRGDRLYEGMNITGVTGLTAAQRETLKVLGAVESESQ
- a CDS encoding DUF1796 family putative cysteine peptidase → MYRFQISAYTQTGESIGIVGSTRELGLWDIKKFVHLRTSRDRYPLWWTDTEINIAPSLESGNGQTVEYKYVRIDSNGSVLWEAFGLNRWLPIDPENQSKRIIVDDGAFGYLQPHPFGYFTQEPAFNIPQNEESQKLKIAVIGSSVALGYKAWLLRGWTWLLAQALQEKYGHQLVNVSEVGANVARTINRFASVVRPEKPDIVIIALSLGNEGLAYCLPHERRAIQRRFESGLQQLVKMTRDMGARPILGGVYPNNDYSPEHHWLLKDTHNRMINWGVPVLDWLAALDNGQGRWKEGISFDPAHPNTLGHQLMYEAINLDLFAIAKSELAKEKQRFQQPNEVTVYLDNAGFYISACIDEKRLRIINPSQYTYSIAPYWQELQAALQSKAGLIPGIYIAKSAQPGTLPFFAVQEDRAIATTVDIPPGADLEYSAAFNLFSPNNSNLLFYDGHLGILQADERHIWVINESDNEYNIQPMWREIRLALKAVPPGVYEDPLHPDIPFRTMMIGNKGLESRVKAPPKSAVLFQYKCKLSDISRVAILPLGDRCAVRMMLYKMEYDGPAFPFDLTRTTKIADIADIIENRFYDMWNPAFLHYNADERRIYHSKWSGLSFAHEVEDTEDPVNDMSPVHERMRVRYSARSERFWYTLENCDKVLFVRTGIADRSGAIDLVNKLQKQCQEKPFHLLLLSPQSSEEFLDLPNVLHYNADFNPDRMYDDLGHWMYCTQVMKEILESLGVSSKNLFWCPPNPPKDEAKA